The following coding sequences are from one Eucalyptus grandis isolate ANBG69807.140 chromosome 11, ASM1654582v1, whole genome shotgun sequence window:
- the LOC104426819 gene encoding pentatricopeptide repeat-containing protein At3g62470, mitochondrial, translated as MRRALRKPLAPLRLPQLRFFSPIRDLHGSVLSGLAADPCVFHSGRRRRPGRDPEGGRLRREQAGGAPLPVSLLRRPAAHHTLRLPHRQVPPLLPHPSGFAHLQEEMPLTASTALSRAVNLAGSPRVGASCCREFCSVEGRGADSEEEEGDDGDDDSEGDGVRNGGAGGETRADRAEVDRVCKVIDELFALDRNMEAVLDECGVVLSHDLVVDVLKRFRHARKPAFRFFCWAGQRPGFAHDSRTYNTMMDILGKTRQFETMVSLLEEMGTKGLLTMETFMIAIKAFAASKERKKAVGMFELMKKYKYKVGVDTINCLLDALGRAKLGKEAQLLFEKLEERFTPNLSTYTVLLNGWCKVRNLMEAGRVWNEMIDKGFTPDVIAHNTMLEGLLRSKKRSDAIKLFEVMKAKGPLPNVRSYTIMVRDLCKQGKMKEAIEYFDEMVNKGCRPDAPIYTCLITGFGNQKRMDMVFGLLKEMKEKGCPPVGRTYNALIKLMTSQKMPDDAVRIYKKMVQSGIEPTIHTYNMMMKSFFITRNYEMGHAVWDEMGQKGCCPDDNSYTVFIGGLISQGRSEEACRYLEEMLEKGMKAPQLDYNKFAADFSRAGKPDILAELAKKMKFSGKFEVANVFARWAEMMNKRIKRRDPVKI; from the coding sequence ATGCGTCGCGCTCTGAGAAAACCCCTCGCCCCACTTCGGCTTCCGCAGCTCCGATTCTTTTCTCCGATCCGCGACCTCCATGGCTCCGTCCTCAGCGGACTCGCCGCGGACCCGTGCGTTTTCCATAGCGGACGACGACGGCGGCCGGGACGGGACCCGGAAGGAGGACGGCTACGCCGAGAGCAAGCTGGTGGTGCTCCTCTGCCCGTGTCTCTTCTGCGTCGTCCTGCTGCTCATCATACTCTCCGTCTTCCTCACCGTCAAGTTCCGCCTCTTCTGCCACACCCCTCTGGGTTCGCTCATTTACAAGAAGAAATGCCATTGACGGCCTCGACGGCGCTCTCCAGGGCCGTCAATCTCGCGGGCTCGCCGCGTGTAGGTGCCTCCTGCTGTAGGGAATTCTGTAGCGTCGAGGGTAGGGGTGCTGAttccgaggaagaagaaggcgatGATGGTGATGACGATAGCGAGGGAGATGGCGTTCGGAATGGAGGTGCTGGGGGGGAGACTCGGGCGGATCGGGCCGAGGTGGATCGTGTATGCAAGGTGATCGACGAATTGTTCGCGCTGGATCGGAACATGGAGGCGGTGTTGGACGAATGCGGAGTCGTTTTGAGTCATGATCTGGTGGTCGACGTGCTGAAGCGGTTCCGTCATGCTAGAAAACCGGCGTTCCGGTTCTTCTGCTGGGCGGGGCAGAGGCCCGGTTTCGCTCATGATTCAAGAACTTACAACACGATGATGGACATTCTTGGAAAGACGAGGCAGTTTGAGACTATGGTGTCTCTGCTCGAGGAAATGGGGACCAAGGGGCTTTTGACGATGGAGACGTTTATGATCGCAATAAAGGCTTTTGCTGCTTctaaagagaggaagaaggctGTTGGGATGTTTGAGCTTATGAAAAAGTATAAGTATAAAGTGGGTGTCGATACTATTAATTGTTTACTTGATGCCCTAGGTCGGGCAAAGCTCGGAAAGGAGGCGCAGCTGCTTTTCGAGAAGTTGGAGGAGAGATTCACACCGAATTTGAGCACTTACACAGTCTTGCTTAATGGTTGGTGCAAGGTTAGAAATTTGATGGAGGCAGGGAGAGTGTGGAATGAGATGATTGATAAAGGATTTACGCCCGATGTCATTGCTCATAACACAATGCTTGAAGGGCTTTTGAGGAGCAAGAAGAGATCGGATGCAATTAAGCTTTTCGAGGTCATGAAGGCCAAGGGACCATTGCCGAACGTGCGAAGTTATACGATTATGGTTCGAGACCTTTGTAAGCAAGGTAAGATGAAAGAAGCCATTGAGTACTTTGACGAGATGGTAAATAAGGGGTGTCGGCCGGATGCTCCCATCTACACATGTTTGATCACAGGGTTCGGGAACCAGAAGAGGATGGATATGGTGTTTGGATTGTTGAAGGAGATGAAGGAAAAGGGTTGTCCACCGGTTGGGAGGACTTATAACGctttaattaaattgatgacCAGTCAGAAAATGCCGGATGATGCAGTCAGGATATATAAGAAGATGGTTCAGAGTGGCATTGAGCCAACAATCCATACTTATAACATGATGATGAAATCCTTCTTCATTACCAGAAATTACGAGATGGGTCATGCAGTGTGGGATGAAATGGGCCAAAAAGGCTGTTGCCCTGATGACAATTCTTATACTGTGTTCATTGGGGGGCTTATAAGTCAGGGAAGATCGGAAGAGGCTTGTAGATACTTGGAGGAAATGCTAGAGAAAGGAATGAAAGCTCCTCAACTCGATTATAACAAGTTTGCAGCAGATTTCTCCAGAGCTGGGAAGCCTGATATTCTTGCCGAATTGGCTAAAAAGATGAAGTTTTCTGGCAAGTTTGAAGTTGCTAATGTCTTTGCAAGGTGGGCTGAGATGATGAATAAGAGGATCAAGAGAAGAGACCCTGTTAAAATCTGA
- the LOC104426820 gene encoding bZIP transcription factor 53 — protein MASSQPTSSGSECNQRPVAVDERKRKRMESNRESARRSRMRKQKQVGDLLGQVSELQNANSQIAQGINATTQKYAEIENANNVLRAQLMELTDRLRSLNSVLQVVEVVSGLAIDIPEIPDPLMNPWQLPCPMQPITASADMLQL, from the coding sequence ATGGCTTCGTCGCAACCAACGAGCTCGGGATCGGAATGCAACCAGCGGCCAGTGGCTGTCGatgaaaggaagaggaagaggatggaGTCGAACCGCGAGTCCGCTAGGCGGTCGCGGATGAGGAAGCAGAAGCAAGTCGGGGACTTGTTGGGCCAAGTGAGTGAGCTGCAAAATGCCAACAGTCAGATAGCGCAGGGTATCAACGCCACCACTCAGAAGTATGCGGAGATCGAAAATGCCAATAATGTACTGCGGGCGCAGCTGATGGAATTGACCGATAGGCTGCGGTCCTTGAATTCAGTGCTTCAGGTCGTGGAGGTGGTTAGCGGGCTCGCGATCGATATACCCGAGATACCTGATCCGCTTATGAACCCATGGCAGCTGCCCTGCCCGATGCAGCCAATTACGGCATCTGCCGACATGTTGCAGCTGTGA
- the LOC104426821 gene encoding calvin cycle protein CP12-1, chloroplastic, with protein MATISSISLSTPRAVPKSAEPQKLSASASPQLNYPWRRSCQLAARRRMVVVSSAPDKIEDKVAESIKGAEEACSDNPVSGECVAAWDEVEELSATASHLRDKKAASDPLEAYCKDNPETAECRTYED; from the coding sequence ATGGCAACGATATCAAGCATTAGCCTCTCGACCCCGAGAGCCGTGCCCAAGTCGGCCGAGCCGCAGAAGCTGTCTGCCTCTGCCTCGCCGCAGCTGAATTATCCATGGAGGAGGTCCTGCCAGCTCGCAGCTCGCCGGCGCATGGTGGTCGTTTCCTCTGCCCCGGATAAAATAGAGGATAAGGTGGCCGAGAGCATAAAGGGAGCGGAAGAGGCGTGCAGCGACAACCCCGTGAGTGGCGAGTGTGTGGCCGCGTGGGACGAGGTGGAGGAGCTGAGCGCGACGGCAAGCCACCTCAGGGACAAGAAGGCGGCTTCGGATCCCCTAGAGGCTTACTGCAAGGACAACCCAGAGACCGCCGAGTGCCGCACATACGAAGATTGA
- the LOC104426822 gene encoding cytochrome c oxidase subunit 5C-2, with protein sequence MAGHKIAHATLKGPSVVKEILIGITLGLAAGGVWKMHHWNEQRKVRAFYDLLEKGEISVVAEE encoded by the coding sequence ATGGCTGGCCATAAAATCGCTCATGCCACATTGAAAGGACCAAGTGTCGTCAAGGAGATCTTGATTGGTATCACCCTCGGACTGGCTGCTGGCGGTGTCTGGAAAATGCATCACTGGAATGAGCAGAGGAAAGTGAGGGCATTTTATGATCTTTTGGAGAAGGGTGAGATCAGTGTTGTTGCAGAAGAGTAA
- the LOC104426823 gene encoding protein trichome birefringence-like 6 has translation MERQRSFSVKSSKLLIFSLTVSSSLVFFTFFSVWAFKITPPARPETHLHFNLTAVSLARNPLTVQKLTGFSGNSSAVGAKGSILIDAHLEKPHDASRNASGYLEFSAPREIQNDGSDSEVPADQDTAFEALSENDDASGGQEIEAADSNESTDPEQVVVAISEGIEEGREEATASQQEEGLVSVAIEGESSGGCELTRGKWVYDESYPLYTNASCPFIDEGFDCEGNGRPDKDHAKWRWQPQGCDFPRFNATTMLELLRGKRLVFVGDSINRNQWESMLCLLMGGVRDPKRVYETRGRKITKEKGNYSFRFVDYKCTVEFYVTHFLVHESKARLGKKRIKTLRIDTMDRGTSRWRGADVLVFNTAHWWSHYKTKAGINYYQEGRQVLPQLDVSTAFRKALMTWASWVDRHINPAKTQVFFRSSAPSHFRGGQWNSGGHCQEATRPLNTSSINWYSEKNAILEDVMRHMKTPVTLLNISGLSAYRIDGHPSIYGGRMRKGRSSNIQDCSHWCLPGVPDTWNELLYMHLQTKLRHSVQ, from the exons ATGGAGAGGCAGAGGAGTTTCTCTGTCAAGTCCTCTAAACTCCTGATCTTTTCCCTCACCGTCTCTTCCTCACTCGtcttcttcaccttcttctCCGTCTGGGCCTTCAAGATCACTCCTCCCGCCCGCCCAGAAACCCACCTCCACTTCAACTTAACCGCCGTCTCTCTCGCCAGAAACCCCTTGACTGTTCAGAAACTGACCGGATTTAGTGGGAATTCGTCGGCAGTCGGCGCGAAAGGTTCGATTTTGATCGATGCCCATCTTGAGAAGCCCCACGATGCTTCTAGAAATGCATCTGGGTATCTGGAATTCTCAGCTCCGAGGGAGATTCAGAATGATGGAAGTGACTCCGAAGTGCCGGCCGACCAAGACACTGCGTTCGAAGCACTCTCTGAGAATGACGATGCTTCGGGTGGTCAAGAAATCGAAGCGGCAGACTCAAATGAGAGCACTGATCCAGAGCAAGTTGTAGTGGCGATAAGTGAAGGAATcgaagaggggagagaggaagCGACAGCATCGCAGCAAGAGGAAGGTTTAGTCAGTGTGGCGATTGAAGGAGAGAGTTCAGGAGGTTGTGAATTGACGAGAGGGAAGTGGGTGTACGACGAGAGCTATCCTCTTTACACGAATGCTTCCTGCCCTTTCATAGACGAAGGTTTCGATTGCGAGGGAAATGGAAGACCAGACAAAGACCACGCGAAGTGGAGATGGCAACCGCAGGGTTGTGACTTTCCAAG GTTTAATGCGACGACCATGCTGGAATTATTAAGAGGGAAGAGGCTAGTATTTGTTGGGGATTCAATAAACAGGAACCAGTGGGAATCCATGCTGTGCCTGTTGATGGGAGGAGTTCGAGATCCGAAGAGGGTTTATGAGACCCGTGGACGGAAAATCACCAAAGAGAAGGGGAATTATAGTTTCAGATTTGTG GATTATAAATGCACAGTTGAATTCTATGTGACTCATTTTTTGGTCCATGAGAGCAAGGCACGGCTTGGGAAGAAGAGGATAAAAACTTTGCGGATTGACACGATGGATCGTGGCACATCCAGATGGAGAGGAGCCGATGTTTTGGTCTTCAACACTGCCCATTGGTGGTCCCATTACAAAACAAAAGCCGG GATCAATTACTACCAAGAGGGGCGTCAAGTCCTTCCCCAGCTTGATGTTTCAACAGCCTTCAGGAAAGCTTTAATGACCTGGGCATCTTGGGTTGATAGGCACATCAATCCAGCCAAAACACAGGTCTTCTTTCGAAGTTCGGCACCTTCTCATTTCAG GGGAGGTCAGTGGAACTCAGGGGGGCATTGCCAAGAAGCAACCCGACCTCTTAATACTTCCTCAATTAACTGGTATTCGGAGAAGAATGCTATCCTTGAGGATGTTATGAGGCATATGAAAACTCCTGTAACGTTATTGAACATAAGTGGTCTGTCTGCGTACAGAATAGATGGCCATCCATCTATTTATGGAGGACGAATGAGGAAAGGACGCTCTTCCAACATACAGGACTGCAGTCATTGGTGTCTGCCTGGTGTTCCAGATACGTGGAACGAACTTCTGTATATGCATTTGCAAACTAAACTCCGTCATAGTGTCCAGTAA
- the LOC104426824 gene encoding uncharacterized protein LOC104426824, with protein sequence MGWRVEKLPHPAAFLREPFHVLSTTLLALLLPLSFLLVSRLLRASFFFSFAPADHALEPISLLFSLFFDANPTLLLALLCTLSIATLVHCFTGYVDVFGRSTSSVCWPCLYMAWVLLCASQICILLGIKGSLVPGAVNSSSFSFEPNSFSTALFFIGLHETMANWCRVVVKPVVDDTVLGFPREERWTERAAAAVSFGGLWWWRLREELESLVVVPEVKRELLMGIGAADFVAWRLYYLTVTIGLVKIVKGFMWLGLTLSRRFTGNAGDDSIYFPGPGPGPSSYGVDKHQWPVQLNHSSTPLDQIIRIDVL encoded by the coding sequence ATGGGATGGCGAGTGGAGAAGCTCCCGCATCCAGCAGCGTTTCTGAGAGAACCGTTTCACGTCTTGTCTACCACGCTCCTcgctcttctccttcctctctcgttCCTTCTCGTGTCGAGACTCCTTCGTgccagcttcttcttcagctttgCCCCTGCGGATCACGCCCTCGAGCCAATCTCTttgctcttctctcttttctttgacGCCAACCCGACTCTCCTCCTTGCCCTTCTCTGCACCCTCAGCATTGCCACTCTTGTTCATTGCTTCACGGGTTATGTCGATGTCTTCGGCAGGTCAACCAGCTCGGTCTGCTGGCCCTGCCTTTACATGGCCTGGGTCTTGCTCTGCGCATCTCAGATTTGCATTCTTTTAGGTATCAAGGGGAGCTTAGTTCCTGGAGCAGTCAACAGCTCGAGCTTTAGCTTTGAGCCGAATTCGTTCAGTACGGCCCTTTTCTTTATAGGATTGCATGAGACCATGGCCAATTGGTGCAGGGTGGTGGTGAAGCCGGTGGTGGACGACACAGTTCTTGGGTTCCCTAGGGAGGAGAGGTGGACTGAGAGGGCGGCAGCAGCCGTAAGCTTTGGTGGCCTGTGGTGGTGGAGGCTGAGGGAGGAGCTCGAGTCGCTGGTGGTGGTTCCTGAGGTGAAGAGGGAGCTTCTGATGGGAATTGGAGCGGCTGACTTTGTGGCTTGGCGGTTGTATTACCTGACTGTGACTATTGGGTTGGTCAAAATTGTCAAGGGCTTCATGTGGCTTGGACTGACTCTTTCCAGAAGATTCACAGGGAACGCTGGCGACGACAGCATATACTTTCCAGGACCTGGACCCGGACCCAGTTCGTATGGAGTGGATAAGCATCAATGGCCGGTTCAGCTCAATCATTCTTCGACTCCACTTGATCAAATCATCCGAATAGATGTATTGTAG
- the LOC104426826 gene encoding uncharacterized protein LOC104426826 isoform X1, giving the protein MEELGATRFDILGSAVRKKRTRAARRPRPDSYEGHEDHEGHDLSPLSSAPASDDASKVSSDDNIGGDTNSRRKEFNLNQCVIRVSSGAGDSEKLQKKVRRDDEAFDTFYNNEPGRSGFSNKRSSEGVLAPANWKSTSKAPDNYGGKNGESQGPGQSAMTIDGVGNENKVKKVKLKVGGVTHTISTSNGTHESGSLVKSSRALDSLKPRQRPNFEQGNLDGTPSIDKKTGLQGIPWKDFSKGGFRFGKEDSSTGKMSGRNTSGKQGDKSEPVRKSKRVPKKRLMDGEFNDDEDDELRYLEKLKTSKIGGGFREDDEGTSKKQRKLASVSDIERLGAFKGSKDGKKKPRIDRTSDDTDYEEDDETGSDGELRGRKKKRQKKESVDTLMDNNRKEMTLTTRQRALQSGKDASVAAGSIEYPNGLPPAPARKQKEKLSEVEQQLKKAEAAQRRRLQNEKAARESEAEAIRKILGQDSSRKKREDKIKKRRVELAEERAANESVRASSSIRWVMGPTGTVVTFPNEMGFPSIFDSKSNSYPPPRETCVGPLCNNPYKYRDSKTRLPLCSLQCYRAVQEKKLTGAIC; this is encoded by the exons ATGGAGGAATTGGGCGCTACTCGATTTGATATTCTTGGCAGTGCcgtgaggaagaagaggacCCGAGCAGCTCGCCGTCCTCGACCTGATTCATATGAAGGTCATGAAGATCATGAAGGTCATGATCTTTCGCCATTGTCTTCAGCACCAGCTTCAGATGACGCGAGCAAGGTCTCCAGTGATGACAATATTGGAGGTGACACTAATTCCAGGAGAAAGGAGTTTAACCTTAACCAATGTGTCATCCGTGTTTCTTCTGGGGCAGGTGATTCTGAGAAACTGCAGAAGAAGGTGAGGAGGGATGACGAAGCTTTCGATACATTTTACAATAATGAGCCTGGACGAAGTGGGTTTAGTAACAAGCGATCTAGTGAAGGTGTTCTGGCCCCTGCTAATTGGAAAAGTACTAGTAAGGCTCCCGATAATTATGGGGGGAAGAATGGTGAAAGTCAAGGTCCAGGGCAGTCAGCAATGACTATAGATGGAGTAGGAAATGAAAACAAGGTTAAGAAAGTAAAACTAAAAGTGGGCGGTGTTACTCATACAATTTCCACCTCTAATGGAACACATGAGAGTGGGTCTCTTGTGAAGAGTTCGCGAGCTTTAGATTCTTTGAAGCCAAGGCAAAGGCCGAATTTTGAG CAGGGAAATTTAGATGGCACCCCTTCTATAGATAAAAAGACTGGTTTGCAGGGCATTCCTtggaaagatttttcaaaaggtGGCTTTAGGTTTGGGAAAGAAGACTCTTCGACGGGGAAAATGTCTGGAAGGAACACATCTGGTAAACAAGGGGATAAGTCTGAACCTGTTCGCAAGAGCAAGCGGGTGCCCAAGAAACGGTTAATGGATGGTGAATTCAacgatgatgaagatgatgagctGCGTTATCTGGAGAAACTTAAAACTTCGAAGATTGGTGGGGGTTTTAGGGAAGATGATGAAGGAACAAGTAAGAAACAGCGGAAACTTGCCAGTGTGTCTGACATAGAACGACTTGGTGCGTTTAAGGGCAGCAAGGATGGAAAGAAGAAGCCAAGAATAGATAGAACCTCTGATGATACGGATTATGAGGAAGACGATGAAACTGGATCTGATGGTGAACTTCGAggtagaaagaagaaaaggcagAAGAAAGAATCGGTGGATACCTTGATGGATAATAACAGAAAGGAAATGACTCTTACAACCCGTCAACGTGCCCTCCAATCTGGTAAAGATGCCTCAGTTGCAGCTGGTTCAATTGAATACCCTAATGGATTACCACCAGCGCCAGCAAGAA AACAAAAGGAGAAACTCTCAGAAGTCGAGCAACAACTTAAAAAGGCTGAGGCTGCACAGAGACGTAGATTGCAAAATGAAAAGGCTGCACGAGAGTCTGAG GCTGAGGCTATTAGGAAAATACTTGGGCAAGATTCCAGCAGGAAGAAACGGGAAGATAAGATCAAGAAGCGTCGGGTGGAATTGGCAGAG GAGAGGGCTGCCAATGAATCAGTCCGTGCATCGAGTTCCATTAGGTGGGTTATGGGTCCGACAGGGACTGTTGTTACATTTCCAAATGAGATGGGTTTCCCGAGTATATTTGATTCCAAAAGTAACAG TTATCCTCCGCCTCGAGAAACTTGTGTTGGGCCACTGTGCAATAACCCGTATAAGTATCGGGACTCAAAGACGAGGCTTCCTCTCTGCAGTCTTCAATGTTATCGGGCAGTTCAGGAGAAAAAGCTCACAGGAGCAATATGCTGA
- the LOC104426826 gene encoding uncharacterized protein LOC104426826 isoform X2, with protein sequence MEELGATRFDILGSAVRKKRTRAARRPRPDSYEGHEDHEGHDLSPLSSAPASDDASKVSSDDNIGGDTNSRRKEFNLNQCVIRVSSGAGDSEKLQKKVRRDDEAFDTFYNNEPGRSGFSNKRSSEGVLAPANWKSTSKAPDNYGGKNGESQGPGQSAMTIDGVGNENKVKKVKLKVGGVTHTISTSNGTHESGSLVKSSRALDSLKPRQRPNFEGNLDGTPSIDKKTGLQGIPWKDFSKGGFRFGKEDSSTGKMSGRNTSGKQGDKSEPVRKSKRVPKKRLMDGEFNDDEDDELRYLEKLKTSKIGGGFREDDEGTSKKQRKLASVSDIERLGAFKGSKDGKKKPRIDRTSDDTDYEEDDETGSDGELRGRKKKRQKKESVDTLMDNNRKEMTLTTRQRALQSGKDASVAAGSIEYPNGLPPAPARKQKEKLSEVEQQLKKAEAAQRRRLQNEKAARESEAEAIRKILGQDSSRKKREDKIKKRRVELAEERAANESVRASSSIRWVMGPTGTVVTFPNEMGFPSIFDSKSNSYPPPRETCVGPLCNNPYKYRDSKTRLPLCSLQCYRAVQEKKLTGAIC encoded by the exons ATGGAGGAATTGGGCGCTACTCGATTTGATATTCTTGGCAGTGCcgtgaggaagaagaggacCCGAGCAGCTCGCCGTCCTCGACCTGATTCATATGAAGGTCATGAAGATCATGAAGGTCATGATCTTTCGCCATTGTCTTCAGCACCAGCTTCAGATGACGCGAGCAAGGTCTCCAGTGATGACAATATTGGAGGTGACACTAATTCCAGGAGAAAGGAGTTTAACCTTAACCAATGTGTCATCCGTGTTTCTTCTGGGGCAGGTGATTCTGAGAAACTGCAGAAGAAGGTGAGGAGGGATGACGAAGCTTTCGATACATTTTACAATAATGAGCCTGGACGAAGTGGGTTTAGTAACAAGCGATCTAGTGAAGGTGTTCTGGCCCCTGCTAATTGGAAAAGTACTAGTAAGGCTCCCGATAATTATGGGGGGAAGAATGGTGAAAGTCAAGGTCCAGGGCAGTCAGCAATGACTATAGATGGAGTAGGAAATGAAAACAAGGTTAAGAAAGTAAAACTAAAAGTGGGCGGTGTTACTCATACAATTTCCACCTCTAATGGAACACATGAGAGTGGGTCTCTTGTGAAGAGTTCGCGAGCTTTAGATTCTTTGAAGCCAAGGCAAAGGCCGAATTTTGAG GGAAATTTAGATGGCACCCCTTCTATAGATAAAAAGACTGGTTTGCAGGGCATTCCTtggaaagatttttcaaaaggtGGCTTTAGGTTTGGGAAAGAAGACTCTTCGACGGGGAAAATGTCTGGAAGGAACACATCTGGTAAACAAGGGGATAAGTCTGAACCTGTTCGCAAGAGCAAGCGGGTGCCCAAGAAACGGTTAATGGATGGTGAATTCAacgatgatgaagatgatgagctGCGTTATCTGGAGAAACTTAAAACTTCGAAGATTGGTGGGGGTTTTAGGGAAGATGATGAAGGAACAAGTAAGAAACAGCGGAAACTTGCCAGTGTGTCTGACATAGAACGACTTGGTGCGTTTAAGGGCAGCAAGGATGGAAAGAAGAAGCCAAGAATAGATAGAACCTCTGATGATACGGATTATGAGGAAGACGATGAAACTGGATCTGATGGTGAACTTCGAggtagaaagaagaaaaggcagAAGAAAGAATCGGTGGATACCTTGATGGATAATAACAGAAAGGAAATGACTCTTACAACCCGTCAACGTGCCCTCCAATCTGGTAAAGATGCCTCAGTTGCAGCTGGTTCAATTGAATACCCTAATGGATTACCACCAGCGCCAGCAAGAA AACAAAAGGAGAAACTCTCAGAAGTCGAGCAACAACTTAAAAAGGCTGAGGCTGCACAGAGACGTAGATTGCAAAATGAAAAGGCTGCACGAGAGTCTGAG GCTGAGGCTATTAGGAAAATACTTGGGCAAGATTCCAGCAGGAAGAAACGGGAAGATAAGATCAAGAAGCGTCGGGTGGAATTGGCAGAG GAGAGGGCTGCCAATGAATCAGTCCGTGCATCGAGTTCCATTAGGTGGGTTATGGGTCCGACAGGGACTGTTGTTACATTTCCAAATGAGATGGGTTTCCCGAGTATATTTGATTCCAAAAGTAACAG TTATCCTCCGCCTCGAGAAACTTGTGTTGGGCCACTGTGCAATAACCCGTATAAGTATCGGGACTCAAAGACGAGGCTTCCTCTCTGCAGTCTTCAATGTTATCGGGCAGTTCAGGAGAAAAAGCTCACAGGAGCAATATGCTGA